From the genome of Candidatus Effluviviaceae Genus V sp.:
CCGCGTCGACGGCCCGGGCCACGGAGAGAACCAGGGCCCGCGCGGCCTCGATCTGCGTGGCCATGTCGGCAAGCATGAACTTCACACCCTGGAACGACGCAACCGGCTGTCCGAACTGCTCACGCTGCCGGGCGTACCGCGCTGCCTCCTCGAAGGCGCCCTGCGCGATGCCGACGGCCTGCGCCGCGACCCCGGGCCGCGACTGGTCGAACGTCCGCATGGCTACCATGAACCCCATGCCCTCGCGGCCGATGAGGTTCTTCTTCGGCACCCGGCAGTCCTGGAACACGAGCTCCCTTGTCGCCGAGGCGCGGATGCCCATCTTGTCCTCCTTCTTCCCGAAGGTGAACCCGGGCGTATCCTTATCGACGATGAACGCCGAGATCCCGCGGATGCCTGCCCCCTTCTTCGTCCTGGCGACGACGGTGTAGACCTCGGCCTCGCCGCCGTTCGTTATCCACTGCTTGGTGCCGTTCAGGACGTACTCGTCGCCGTCAAGCTCGGCACGTGTCTCGACCGCGCCCGCGTCGCTTCCGGCGTTGGCCTCGGTCAGAGCGAAGGCGGCGAGCTTCTCCCCCGCGGCGATCGGCGGAAGGTACTCCTTCTTCTGCTCCTCGCTCCCAAAGAGCAGGATCGGCATCGTGCCGAGCGCCGATGCTGCGAACGCCAGCGCGATGCCCCCGCAGGCCTTCGAGAGCTCCTCGGTGGCGATACACATCTCCGTGATGCCGCCGCCGAACCCGCCGTACTCCTCGGGAATGTACACGCCGTAGATGTCCGACTCGGCCATGACCTTGACGATGTCCCAGGGAAACTCGCCGGACTCGTCGTACTCGGCCCGAACCGGGATGATCTTCTCTCTCGCTATCTGAGCACAGAGCTCCTGGAGCATCTCCTGCTCTTCTGTCAGGAAGTAGTTCATCAGGACTTCTCCTTCTTGCGCCGTCGTCCGCGCCTCGAACGGCGAGACCCGGAACGCTTCGATCTGGGCTTGCGCTTGATGAGGCGTCCGTTCTTCGCGAGGAGCCCGAGCCGCTTGAGCGCGTTCCTCGCGGCCATCTGCTCCGCTTCCTTCTTGCTCTTCCCCTCGCCGCGGCCCGTCGCCCGCCCCTTGAGCTTGAGCTCCACGAAGAACGTCCTCGCGTGCTCGGGGCCCTTGACGGAGACGACGCGGTAGCGAGGGCGCGACCCGTACTTCTTCTGAGCGTGCTCCTGAACCAGACTCTTGTAGTTCCGGAAATCGTCGTCTTCGAGAAGCTCGTCGATGTCCCTGAGGAGGTGCTCGTGGATGAACCGACGGGCGGCCTTGAGTCCTGAGTCCAGGTAGATGGCGCAGATGACCGCCTCGAAGGCGTCCGAGATGATCGACGAACGCGTGGCGCCTCCGGAATCCCGCTCGTTGTCGGACAGGAGGATGAACTCGCCGAGATCGATCTCCTCGGCCCGCTTCGAGAGGACCGACTCGCTGACGACGAGCGACTTGATCTTCGTCAGCCGTCCTTCCTGTCGCTCACCGAACCGGGCATAGAGATACTCGTTGACGACGAGGCCGAGCACGGCGTCTCCGAGGAACTCCATGCGCTCGTTCGACGCGTTCCGTTCGAGGTCTGCATCGTAGACGTACGACCGATGCATCAGTGCCTGATTGAGGAGCCCGAGGTCCTTGATGCGGACGCCGAGCCGTTTTGTCAGTTCCTTGAGCTTCTTCGCGCGTTCAGGGTCCACGCCCTCAGCGCGCGGCACGAGGCCGGCGAGCCAGCCGATTGGTCCGTTCTTCATGGTGTGAGGCACCCTCTCACCGCAAGCTACTCGTCGAACCGCCGGAGGGCGATCACGGCGTTGTGCCCTCCGAAACCGAACGAGTTGGTGAGGGCGCAGGTCACCTCGGCTTCTCTGGCCTGGTTGGGAACGTAGTCGAGGTCGCACTCGGGATCGGGCGTCTCGTAGTTGATCGTCGGTGGAACGATCTTCTTCTCGAGCGTGAGAACGGTGGCGACGAACTCGATGCCGCCCGCCGCTCCGAGAAGGTGACCGGTCATCGACTTCGTCGACGAGACGGCGAGTCTCTCCGCGTGGTCTCCGAAAACGGTGCGGATCGCGGCCGTCTCCAGCTTGTCGTTCGGTGGCGTCGACGTACCGTGGGCGTTGATGTACTGCACGTCCGACGGGTCGAGGCCACCGGCCGCGAGAGCGGCCGACATGGCGCGCGCCATTCCCTCTCCCTCGGGGGCCGGCGCCGTCATGTGGTACGCATCGCCCGTCGCGCCGAAGCCGACCATCTCGGCGAAGATCCTCGCCCCCCGGGCCTTCGCGTGATCGAGCTCCTCGAGAACGACGATGCCCGCGCCCTCGCCGAGGACGAAGCCGTCGCGGTCCCTGTCGAACGGACGAGAGGCCTTCTCCGGCTCGTCGTTCCGGGCCGAGATCGCCTTCATGTTCGCGAAGCCGCCCAGAGAGAGCGGACAGACCGCCGCCTCCGTGCCGCCCGTGACCATCACTTCGGCATCGCCGTCGCGGACGGCGTGGTACGCCGCTCCGATAGCGTGCGCCCCCGAGGCGCACGCCGAGACCGTCGCGTAGTTCGGACCCTTGAGACCGAGATGGATGCTGACCTGCCCGGAGGGCATGTCCGCAATGAGCATCGGGATGAAGAACGGGCTGATCCTGCGCGGCCCCTTCTCCATGAGCACCGTGTGCTGGTTCTCGAGCGTCTGGATACCCCCGACGCCGGTGCCTATCACGACGCCCGCTCGTTCAGGCGCGATCGCCCCATCGTCGAATCCCGCTTCCTTCCAGGCCATCTGGGCGGCGGCCATGGCATATCGGGTGACCGGATCCATCTTCCGGATGTCGCGCTTCTCGATGTACTCCTCCGGATCGAACCCGGGGAGCTCGCACGCGATGCGCACGGGAAATCCGCTCGCGTCGAACGAGCTGATCTCCGCGCAACCGCTCCTCCCCGCCACGAGCCCGTCCCAGAACGACTGGACGTCGAGACCCAGCGGAGTGAGCGCTCCCATGCCTGTGACCACGACCCTCCTCGGTGACATTCCTCCCCTTTCTGTCTTGTGCGTCCTGGCGCCCGGCGCCGTTCCCGGGCCCCGTGTCGGAACTCCGCGAAGCGGACGCCGGAGCCCCGTGGGCCGTCGAGGCCGCGAGGGGGCTCCGGCGTCGCCCTTCCTACGACCCCTCCTCGACCTTCTTCTCCAGATACGACACGATGTCGGCGACGGTCTTCAGTCCCTCGGCCTCGTCGGTATCGTCGGCCGTGATCCCGAACTCGTCCTCGAGCGAGAAGAGGATGTCCGCCTGCTCCAGCGAATCGGCGCCCAGATCCTCGACGATCGACGCCTCGGGGGTCACCTGTCCCGCGTCGATCTGGAGCTTCTCTGCAATGACCTGCTTCACCTTCGCAGCAACATCAGCCATGTTTCTCAAACTCCTTCGTTCGTGCCCTGGAGGGAGAGCGCGCGAGCGCTAGATCATCCCCCCGTCGACATTGATCGTCTGACCGTTGACATAGTCTCCTTCATCGCAAACGAGGAATGCAACCACATTTGCGACGTCCTCGGCCTTGCCGAAGCGCCTGAGGAGGATCGTTGACAGGTACTGCTCCTTGACCTTCTCGGGAAGGTCCGCCGTCATTCCGGTCTCGATGAAGCCCGGCGCGACGGCGTTCGCCGTGACGCCCCTCGACGCGAGTTCCTTCGCAACCGACCTGGTCAGAGCCACGATCCCGGCCTTCGAGGCGGCGTAGTTCGCCTGACCGGCATTGCCGATCTGGCCGATGATCGACGAGATATTGACGATCCTGCCGTAGCGCTGCGACATCATCGTCCGCGAGACCGCCCGGATGCAGTTGAAGGCCCCCGTCAGGTTGACGTCGAGCACCATCTGCCAGTCCCCGGGCGACATCCTGGCGATGAGCCCGTCGCGCGTTATGCCCGCATTGTTGACCAGAATATCGATGCCGTCGAAATCGGCGGCGATCTTCTTCATCGCCGAGGTGACCGCGTCGGCGTCTGTCACGTCGAGCGCGACGCCCATCGCGCGTCCGCCCATGTCCTCGATCTCTCTGGCGACCTGTTCGGCCGCGTCGCCGTCGACGTCGGCCACTGCGACGCGCGCGCCGAGCGCTGCGAGCTTCGCGGCGATGGCGCGGCCGATCCCACGGCCGGCTCCCGTGACGACGGCCTTCCTGCCGTCGAGCTTCATACCATCCTCCCGATCGTCAGCTACCTCGATGCGATCTCGGCCGCCGCTCGCTCGATGTCCTCGAGCCTGCCGGCCGGCAGCGAAGCGGCCTCCGGCTCGATCCTCCGCAGGAGCCCTCGGAGCACGTTGCCCGGTCCCACCTCGAGAAAGAGCGACGCGCTGCGCCTGACGAGGGCCCTGACATCGTCCACCCAGCGCACCGGGCTGACGATCTGGGCCACCAGGTTCTTCCTGATCTCCTCCGGATCGGCCACGGCCCCGCCGGTGACGTTCGACACGAAGAGAGCCCTCGGCTCCCGGATCTCGACGTCCCTGAGGAAGGCCTCCATGCCGGCGCGGGCCTCGTCAACGAGCTCTGAGTGGAACGCGCCGCTCACCTTGAGCCCGATCACCCTCCGTGCGCCTCCCGAGCCCGCGAGGTCCATCGCCTCCTTGACGGCGTCGACCTCGCCGGAGATGACGACCTGGCCCGGCGCGTTCAGGTTGGCCGTCTGGACGACACCCGCCGCGGAGGCGCGCTTCACAATGGCCCCGACGGCGTCCTCGTCCAGCCCGATGATCGCGGCCATCGTGCCGGGACGCTTCA
Proteins encoded in this window:
- the rnc gene encoding ribonuclease III, translating into MKNGPIGWLAGLVPRAEGVDPERAKKLKELTKRLGVRIKDLGLLNQALMHRSYVYDADLERNASNERMEFLGDAVLGLVVNEYLYARFGERQEGRLTKIKSLVVSESVLSKRAEEIDLGEFILLSDNERDSGGATRSSIISDAFEAVICAIYLDSGLKAARRFIHEHLLRDIDELLEDDDFRNYKSLVQEHAQKKYGSRPRYRVVSVKGPEHARTFFVELKLKGRATGRGEGKSKKEAEQMAARNALKRLGLLAKNGRLIKRKPRSKRSGSRRSRRGRRRKKEKS
- a CDS encoding acyl carrier protein — translated: MADVAAKVKQVIAEKLQIDAGQVTPEASIVEDLGADSLEQADILFSLEDEFGITADDTDEAEGLKTVADIVSYLEKKVEEGS
- the fabD gene encoding ACP S-malonyltransferase — encoded protein: MQRTAFLFPGQGSQRVGMGRDLFEGSQDVRDLYERASEAVGLDIAAVSFEGPEDKLTRTDNAQPALLVAGVAAMTELVRRGVEPWAVAGHSLGEYSALVAAGSIDFEDGVRAVRERGRLMYEAGLKRPGTMAAIIGLDEDAVGAIVKRASAAGVVQTANLNAPGQVVISGEVDAVKEAMDLAGSGGARRVIGLKVSGAFHSELVDEARAGMEAFLRDVEIREPRALFVSNVTGGAVADPEEIRKNLVAQIVSPVRWVDDVRALVRRSASLFLEVGPGNVLRGLLRRIEPEAASLPAGRLEDIERAAAEIASR
- a CDS encoding acyl-CoA dehydrogenase, with translation MNYFLTEEQEMLQELCAQIAREKIIPVRAEYDESGEFPWDIVKVMAESDIYGVYIPEEYGGFGGGITEMCIATEELSKACGGIALAFAASALGTMPILLFGSEEQKKEYLPPIAAGEKLAAFALTEANAGSDAGAVETRAELDGDEYVLNGTKQWITNGGEAEVYTVVARTKKGAGIRGISAFIVDKDTPGFTFGKKEDKMGIRASATRELVFQDCRVPKKNLIGREGMGFMVAMRTFDQSRPGVAAQAVGIAQGAFEEAARYARQREQFGQPVASFQGVKFMLADMATQIEAARALVLSVARAVDAGEKSVAKLSGMAKLFASDVAMKVTTDAVQILGGYGYMKEYPVEKMMRDAKITQIYEGTNQIQREVIGSAVIKESAAADRGK
- the fabF gene encoding beta-ketoacyl-ACP synthase II, whose product is MSPRRVVVTGMGALTPLGLDVQSFWDGLVAGRSGCAEISSFDASGFPVRIACELPGFDPEEYIEKRDIRKMDPVTRYAMAAAQMAWKEAGFDDGAIAPERAGVVIGTGVGGIQTLENQHTVLMEKGPRRISPFFIPMLIADMPSGQVSIHLGLKGPNYATVSACASGAHAIGAAYHAVRDGDAEVMVTGGTEAAVCPLSLGGFANMKAISARNDEPEKASRPFDRDRDGFVLGEGAGIVVLEELDHAKARGARIFAEMVGFGATGDAYHMTAPAPEGEGMARAMSAALAAGGLDPSDVQYINAHGTSTPPNDKLETAAIRTVFGDHAERLAVSSTKSMTGHLLGAAGGIEFVATVLTLEKKIVPPTINYETPDPECDLDYVPNQAREAEVTCALTNSFGFGGHNAVIALRRFDE
- the fabG gene encoding 3-oxoacyl-[acyl-carrier-protein] reductase, whose amino-acid sequence is MKLDGRKAVVTGAGRGIGRAIAAKLAALGARVAVADVDGDAAEQVAREIEDMGGRAMGVALDVTDADAVTSAMKKIAADFDGIDILVNNAGITRDGLIARMSPGDWQMVLDVNLTGAFNCIRAVSRTMMSQRYGRIVNISSIIGQIGNAGQANYAASKAGIVALTRSVAKELASRGVTANAVAPGFIETGMTADLPEKVKEQYLSTILLRRFGKAEDVANVVAFLVCDEGDYVNGQTINVDGGMI